ttttgttttttttttttttgagatggagttttgctcttgttgcccaggctggagtgcaatggtgtgatctcggctcactgcaacctctacctcctgggttcaagtgattctcttgcctcagcctctcaagtagctgggattacaggcatgagccaccacgcccggctaattttgtatttttattggagacagggtttctccatgttggtcaggctggtctcgaacccccgacctcaggtgatccgtccgcctcagcaatcccaaagtgctgcgattacaggtgtgagctaccgcgcccggacgcatattttatactttgtaaTTATTGGTACTTAGTGGGGCTGACAATCACAATGCTACCTCCTGCCCCTTCTACTCCACACAAATGGATGCATGACCCATCAGGTCAGGCAAAGGACTCCATCATCCTGACCAAAGTGATTAGTTCAGGTGTGGGTTTGTGACCTAAGCAAAGCCAACCATAATCTTCTGCTCAAAGCTCTCTTGCTTTTGAGGTTAATGTACTAAGAGGATATGAGATTGAAGCTGCCGACACCCAGCTCTCCCTGCCATAGGACAGAGAATGGGGCCAAGGCATAAAGAGAAGCAGAGCTCTGAGAAGTGGAATGAGAGAGACCTGATGACATTGTTTGAGCCCCTGAGATCAGCCTTGCCTGAGGTCAGTAATACCACCACATTTCTCAATTCTCATCTTGCTTAAGTTTGTCTTGGTTTGCCTGGGTTCCTATAACTTGCTATTAAATCAGACCTAATACAGAAATGGAATGAAGTATGGAATTGATGGCACTGAAGTGAAGTTGAAGCCGTGGAGATCCCCACTTGGCTGGGGAACTGGAAATCCCTGCTATTTGGTATCAAACCAGCTGGTTAAATGATCGTCTATTTTATCTTGAGATTCAAGTCATGTATCCATCAAAGTGGAGATTTCCAACatgcactggaaaaaaaaaaaaaagcttggatGTTGGAGTATGTTGACCTCTTCTTGAGATTTTCAGTAAGGTCCTCCAGTTTGACTCTCCTCCATGCTGGCAGAATCAGAACAGTATACAGCTTTGTTTAGAGTtgacttttctgccttttttttttttttttttctgagacagagtctctctctgtcacccaggctggagtgcaatggcgtgatcttgactcactgcaacctccgcctcctgggattaagcaattctcctgcctcagcctcatgagtagctgggattataggcacgcgccaccacgcctggctaatttttgtatttttagtagagacagggtttcactatgttggtcagactggtctcaaactcctgacctcaggtgatccgcccaccttggcctcccaaagtgatgggattacaggcatgaggcacttgCCCCGCTGCCTTTTCTGCTTTTGACCAGCAATCCAGGGTGCTAAAGGTCATATAATCATGCATCTTATAGACTATAAGGGCCAAATCCTTTGCCCCAAACTAAAGTGAGTAAGAACAAAGGCCTAGAGGTGGAAAATCCAGTAGGAGATATTGGAGTGAGTTTAGGGTCTGGGAAGTTCCAGAAAAAAAGGGGAGAATTCTGATCCTCCAAGCTATACCTGAATGCTTCCCTTTCCACACCCCCAAATTAAATAAGATGTATTTGGCTTGGAATTCAGACAGTGTTGGGGGTTCTGGTGCCTGGGGACTCTGGCTGTGAATCCTGTGGGAGAGAATGGGATGTATTGGGCACGCACTTCATGCACCTTCTTGGATTCCCTAAGCcacctccttctttctctctcttggttGGCACCCTGCCTGTGCTAAGTAGCCCTTCTACTTCCACGTCTATAGTAGAAATGCCACACAGCAGACCATGGGAGCTAACTTCCCAACAGCCACCCAGGGAGCAAATGATGCAACTGAGAAGTGCAGGGGAGTTAGCTCCTTGTGGGGTACAATCTTGGCCaacagaaaacaggagaaaagaggGGAACAGAAGCATTAATTCCTTCTCAAATCTCCCCTTGGTGAACTGCCCCAAGGTGCCGTTTCTCCTTGCAAACACTATGTGCTTGGCAAACAAGCCCGACAAGGGATCTGCTCTCTCCTAATGGCTCATATGAAGTGGTGGCCAGCACAGTACTGCATCATCTTGCATTGCCTTCGTCTCTTCTCCCTTTCACCATCCTGGACTTCCACCTCCCTGCAAAATGTCAGCACTTGCCTCAGAGTCTGCTTTCTAGAGTACTTGGGTTAAGATACGGAGACAAAATCAAAGCCCCCATCGCTACACGAAGTCCCAACAGTGGGGTAACATAAAGGACCTGAGGATGCAGCTGAGCTTCCCTACTCAAATGCAGGGAATCCAGCCCAGACTGCTGGCTTCCTCTCGGGAATCCAGTGTCAGGTCACTGGGTCAGGCCATCTTGGGACTActccccaggaggctgaggcccattCCACAGgctttctttttactctcttgcATTTTCTGCTGAGCACCTAAGATATCCCTTGGGAAAAGCCAGGCCAAAAGCTTGTGGCCTGTTCTGTCTTCTGAGTTTCTATTCTTTTAGGCAACTAGAGGGCAGGAGGCCAGAGTCTGGAAGTTCAAAGTCCCCTCTACAGATGGTCAGCTAAAGGCTTTGGCCAGCCCAGGCTTCTagagggcagaggttgccatAATAGCTGTGTCTGGAGttagggctagggagaaaaagtgTGGCCCTCTGCCCCTTCTTAGTTTGCACTTGGCACAGACTTGGCCACCTCTTTGCAAATCCCAGCTGGCTCAGGCTGCAGGCTGGAAGGTCAGCAGAATGGCCCACATTGGTTCTTAGCTCCCTGAACTCATGCGGTTTCTTCCAAATAATACAGGGCTGTGTAACATAATTGTGCAAATATACTAGCCATGAATGAGGCCCAGAGGCCAGAAACAGCCTGTGAGTCCCTGCTGGGTTTGGCTATGTCATGATGGAGGCAAGTGCAATCAGGACAGTGGTTGCTCAAAGATTACAGCCCAAGCTGGAAAGGATCAAGTGAGATTCTGTGATCTCCACATCACAGCACCCTCCTTTGGAAGGTATTATATGCATGTTCTGCTCCACTGAGGCCAGGGTGAGCCCCCAGGTCTGGTCAGAGGACATAGCAGAACCAGAGCTGCTTCAAGGTCAGAGGTCACCAGTCCTATCTCAGACCAGAGGACTTTTCTCCCTACATCCAAGACACCCAGGTTGCATCCAGCAAAAGAAATTCATTATAGGGGCTCTGCTGGAGGCTGAAGACTCTGCCCAGAGCCCCCAAGTGCTAGAGGTTCTCAGAGGGCCCCCAAAATTCAGTGTCAACTGATAGACTCCCCTGAGCAGTCTTTCAACAATGTGGCCTCAGGGTAATAATGGGCCACGGCCAGAGTTGGAGGAGTAGAGCAAGCTGCAGGTTGCTGGCCCAAGAGTACTTGACTGGTTGCTTCCATCCTGTCCTATGCATCTCCTTGGGGCTTGAGGCCTAGAAGCCGGTACTGCTCAGGGATTTTGACTATCTGGCCAAGACCAAGCTCACTGGAGCGTGAGTTGGCCAAGTGTTGAATAGGTAATCTCTCTTTGGGGGTAGTGAGCAGATTAAGGTTGACTTACCACCTTGGACAGGCCATTATGGAAACCATGAAGCTGAGGGGTAGGGGAATGGCCAAAGTGTGACCTGGTGCTAAGACGCAGAAACCACATGAGCTAGATTGAGACTCACGGAGCAGGACATTATCAAGGATCCCTCATGATGGTTACCAGCTCAAAAAAAAGCCCACGAATCATAGAATCCTCACAACTGACAAACAAGGATCTGGGAATGCTTAATCTCTACGGCAACCTTTAAACCCaaaactggctgggcatagtggctcacatctgtaatcccagcactttgagaggtcaagggaGGTgttatcacttgaggccaggagttcaagaccagcctgaacaacatggcgaaaccccatctctactaaaaatataaaaattagccaggtgtggtggtgggcacctgtaatcccagctactcaggaggctgcggcatgagaatcacttgaacccaggaggtagaggttgtagtgagctgagatcacgccactgcactccagcctaggcgacagaggaagactgtctcaataaataactCAAAACCATGTCAAAAGGGAAGTGGGATGCTTCAGTTCCAAAGGTCCATCCTCTCAGGGATGTGCATAAAGAACAACGGACAAAGGAGACATTTCCCAGTGGAAAGGACCAAAAACAATAGGTTTTGTTGAACAAGAAATTCACTCCACTGTCCAGAAGGATGTGTTATATACTGTAGATTAGCGACCATTGTATTCTCCTCTCCCCTATTCCAAATGGAAggttttaaaataactgttataGCGAGGTGCAgtgacatgcacctatagtcccagctagtcagaaggccaaggtgagaggatcacttgagcctaggagttcaaatctagcctgggcaacatagcaagtccccatcttaatttaaaaaaagaattaaaaattattcagtcgtgtgtatctgtagtcccagcttctcaggaggctgaagcaggagaattgcttgagcccagcagttcaggtccagcctggacaacattagcaagaccccatctctttaaaacaaaTTGTTATCCTCTTTCTCTCCATTATTTTACCTTGGTTATAGGACAAGTATGGGGTAGCTAAGTTTATCTTTTACCCATAGATGGCAAAATCTTAAGAAGTCATATCCAGACCTGAGCAAGAATTGCCCATCACCAAGGGACCCTGGACTGAGGACTCAATAAAGCAACTGGATGTGATTCTGTTTTATCTCCCATTGGGAAATAGGTGAATGTGGTTTTTGTTGGGTCTATGATTATTGCATTCTCAGGCAGGCACATTTTTGAAATTGTATGTCTGTCAAGAAAAGTATAGGTGGATGCAATAAAGGGTGGGATATAGTGGATGCATATTATTTATCTGctcatcatctcttccttcagGACCCATTTCTCCCCCTCCACACAGTCCTGATGAAGTTGTCAATTATGGTGGCCTACTCTTCCATCCTAGTGGTGGGCATGTGTCCAAAGCTGGTCAAAGTCCTCCCTGGGATTTTAATGAGGAACTAATGAGGCCAACATATGGAAGGAAGGGGAGCCAAGAGATGGAGGCATCATCTTTTGAACCCCTAGATCCAGCCATGATTCAAGGCAGATACATCCTTTGATTTATCAGTTATGTAAACCAATTAATTCCAATTGGCCTAAACATGTTTGAGTTGGGTTTTTGACACTTGCAACTGAAAAGGTCCAGACTAATACATgcacacagagagacacaaacACCATATTGTTCAAACTCATCAGACATTATATAAGTCTTCCATGATCTTActggggtcagcaaactttttatCTAAAGAACAAGATAGATATTTTAGGCTGTGTGGGCCATATATGGTCCCTGTTTCGCTTTCTTGTTTCGTTTTGATGACgcttcaaaaatgtaaaagaaatttcTTAGTTTGGTAGTTCATATAAAAATAGGCCACAGACCAGATTTGGCCCACAAGCCATCGTTTGCCAACCCCTAATCTAGACCATGTCAACCCTGAAGCTTTGGAACCACACAGTCTGCCAGTCCCTAGCCCATACTGTAAAGTATGAagcaagatattttaaatatcattttggtTCAAGTGTCTTGACATGACTCAGTAATGGTAAGGTTCAGGGTAGCGTTAGGAATGGGAAAAGGGTCTTATCTTGTGCCCATTATCTGCCACGCAACGGGTACTGAATAAATGgtaattactattatttcttggtaataaagataatttttcaaaatgatggAGCTGTCTAAATGGCTTTGTCCAAATGTCTCAGTTCATCCTTGAAGACTTTTCCCCTTCTTAATCTCCTTCAGAAAGTATTTCACAGACCTCCCCTACCAATAAAGTCTGAATTAGGTACTCTCCTTCTTGCTAGCACAGACCTTCTATGGCCCTCCATTGTAACTGGATTATTTGTCTCTCGTTCCCCTTGACTCTGAGTACTTGGAACATGCCTGAGCCCCAACATGTAGCATAGTGCTTAGCACCTAGCCTGAGAGGACTCTGTGCCTCCATGTGAATATCAGTTTGAGGGTGCAGGTACTGTGTGTCTCTGTTTGTGTCCAGGATGGTCACTCTGGGTATCAGCATTGTGCTGGTGTACATATACCCTCTGGTTCTTCTCTCAGTTGGAAAATATTTGTGGATGTCTATCACAACTTACCTGGTAATATTACTGCCAGATCTATGTTTCATTCCCATTCCCTCCAAAAATGAGTCAAAGACAGAAGAACAGGTGGGAacaagttttcttagaaactgttATGAAGGAGGAGTCCTCCAACCCCACCCCCACATCTTTTACTATCTGACATGTTATCAGATCAGAGGCCTTCAGCCTCAGCAACATCTGGGGATTAGAGTGACCCCACACAGCTGGGGCCTCAGACTAAGCTGATCCATGTCTGTGGGGTGGAGGGGAAATCCTCCTGGGAAAAATATGTGCAAGGCCCTACAGGCCCAGGAAAGACTGACCAAGGCAAGGTGAGTCATGGTGTTCTAAGCTGAATCTTTTGCCCATCTCACAGAAGCAGGCAGGAAGCACCACCATTGATCAGCTTTATATGGCACCCACTGTATAcaacagacagacaaagacagacagacagagcaCACACCACTTCTAAGCTCAACACTGCTCACCAACTAGAAGCACCTCGGTTAAGCACATGTGAGACACTCTTGCATAGGAAAGATGTACTTTTTAAAGGAATGAAGAAGTATTTTGGCAAAACATCTACTTTCCTCTCAGGTCCGGGGTAAAGAGGGACCTCTAATTCTGAAGCTTCTACATGTTGAAAAATTTCCCCTTCTCAATGGCAGTATATACAGTAGCAAACCTTCCAAGTCTGTTGTCACAGCCCTATACAGATATCCTGAATCTACTTTACAGGTGGGCAAACTTAGACTAAGAGACAGAAGGTAGCCTGGAGCAAGGGGACATTGGGACTGGTTCAAGGGGAAGGGAAACAAGAGGTGTCTCAGCTCAGCCAAAGGCAGGGCCTCTGTCTACCTGGATTGGCAAGGGAAAGGCTCAGGTGGCCAGAActccctctttcttcctgcctGGGGAAGCAGTGGTTCCACAGGAAAGGCAGTCCCACTCTTGCTGGCTAGGGGGCCTCCTGGGATGGCAAAGGCCAGGGCGGACCTGAGCTCCGCCTGGGGCCTCTTCCGGGATGCACTCTGAGTTTGAGGATTGTGGATTGTGGGTTCACTGCTTCTATAACTTTCTCATTACCTGCATATGAGCCTAGACCTCAaatccttaattatttttaaaagggaagggTCGGGGAGTGGCTTCAGAGGGAATGAGACACAGAACAATCTTTCCACAGCCTCCCTCTGCCTAGGCTGGGGCTGTCAAGGGTCTCCTTCACCCTGTCTCCTAGGGATATTTAAAGGCAGCTTTTATGAGACTCTatactgtctttttttgttgtttgtctttttgtttgtttctttgttttaatttatatagatatatatattcttaaaaaagCAATAGTCCTTTGGTCCCTAAACTCTAAGGAATGATATGATTTTGTAAGAAGTGAATCTGGGCTTCCCTTGTGGAGAAGCCCTTGGCACCCCCAACGCCCTCTGCTGGTTCCCCTGGACAGTCACTCTTCACCAGCCCTAGTTGCTCTGCCAGCCTGCGCTCTATGCTGCAGGCACAGAACAACCCACTTGATAAAAACAATCCTTAGAGTGGCCTTAGCCCCAGGCACCAGCCTTGGGTCCGATCCACCTCCGTCTGTCCGCAGCTGCTCCTTTGGGAAGGGCTGCTCAAGCGTTTCTGtgcttttcctctcctttcttctcactCTTCCGTTTCTGTTGTTGTGTATTAAttgataaagagagagagaagaaaaaaggcaaaaatcaccTTGGAGGGCAAGACCAGAAGAGCAGCTTGCCCCCATCAGTGACATCTCAGGTGAGTGGCTGGACCTCTCTTCCTGAGGAGCAGGGCTGCAGCAGGACCCAGGCAGCAGCCCAGTCCACTGAAGCCAGACTTGAGTCCTGAGCAAAAGACCCCAACCCCACATCCCCTCCAGAAGGCTCCTGGGGTAGCTCAAAGTGAGGCAGGGCCATGTGGGCCTTCTGAGACAGAAAATCTCTAAAAGTTGCAGGCAGCATCCTATGGACCCATGACCTTGCCAAAAATGTAGAAGAACTTGgcccatctctctctccatcaCCCACCAGGCCCTGCAGATTCCAACCTCTGAAGCATGTTTGcttctcttcctccatctccaCGTTCACTGCCATTATCTCAGCCCTTACTTCTAGTCCTTTCTCTGCTTAAGCTCCTCAacggttctttctcatcttcaggATAAAGTCGAAACTCATGGCCTGAAGACTCTTGAAAACTGGCCCAGAGCGACTTTTCTAGTCTCATTTTCCAGCCTCCCGGACCCTCCCTACGTACTCTCATTGGCTATCTCTGGAGTAGAACTGCTTCCCCAGGCAGAAAAGACTCTGATTATGTCTCCTAGACTACGGGGCAGGAATGTTGTCTAATTGATCTCCTTGGATTGAAGGAAAAGCAAAGTCACCATCTGAGGATTCCTCCTAGCTCCCGGCTCTTTTCTCTATCCCAGACTTTCTCAGAGGTGGGTGCCTCCAAGGTCCCAAAAGGAGGACCATCAAAGCTGGGAGGGCCTCATCACTCAGGCCTCATCTACCTGGGGTCCATCAGGGACTCACCTTTCTGTGGCTGGTCGGTGAGAGCAGGTCAGTAAGGCCGGTTGGCATCCTTGGGCCGCTTTAGCTGGACCTTGAGCCTCTTCATGCCAATTTGAAAGCCATTCATTGCCTGAATAGCAGTCTGGGCACTAGTTGGATTGTCAAAACTAACAAACCCTGGAGGGTGTGGGCAAAGAGATTAGCTGGGAACTCTGCCTGGCAGGGCCTCTGACCCAGCCCCCTCCGGCCAGTTCCATCAAACACATACCCCTCCACTATTTGCATACACACATGGATATAGAGTCACAGGCAGACGGCCTGAGATTCCTAAAGGTGTGATTCTTGGAAGGATAGGAGGCAACTCTGAGTGTGTGTGCAGGGTCAGTGTGTTGATCGGGATGTTTCCGTGTTTTTCCTGGCATGGGTTGGCTGTCTCCCTCCACAGCTCCCATTCTGGTCCTCAGAACATAGTTGGAGTCGGAGGGGATCTTTGGTCTCAGAACCAAactcctcctgccctggccagaCTCCAAAGCTCTGACCTAGCTGGCCACATTCCCGGTGGACACCTGATTGTCGTCCCAGGTAAACCTGAAATAaagcttgttcttttttttttttttttttttttgagacggagtctcgctgtcgcccaggctggagtgcagtggcgggatctcagctcactgcaagctccgcctcccggctttacgccattctcctgcctcagcctcccgagtagctgggactacaggcgcccgccacctcgcccggttagttttttgtattttttagtagagacggggtttcaccgtgttagccaggatggtctcgatctcctgacctcgtgatccgcccgtctcggcctcccaaagtgctgggattacaggcttgagcaaccgcgcccggccttttttttttttttttttttgagatggagtcttgctctggcacccaggctgtagtgcagtggtgccatcacagctcactgcaaactctccctcccggattcaagaaattctcctgcctcagcctcctgggtagctgggattacggacacccatcaccacgcccagctaatttttgtatttttagtagagatggggttttgccatattggccaggctagtttcaaactcctgacttcaagtgattcacctgccttggcgtcccaaagtgctgggattacaggcatgagccaccctgcctgaccAAGGCTTGTTCTTAGCCTAAGCTTAGCCCCATCACTGGTTTGTGACCCCATTTTGTGCCATACATTCAATCTCAGGAAATCACTGCATTATGGAAGGACAATCGTAGGGTCTGTagggaatcctttttttttttttttttttttttttgagacggagtcttgctctgtagtccgggctggagtgcagtggccagatctcagctcactgcaagctccgcctcccgagtttacgccattctcctgcctcagcctccggagtagctgggactacaggcgcccgccacctcgcccggctagttttttgtatttttagtagagacggggtttcacggtgttagccaggatggtctcgatctcctgacctcgtgatccgcccgtctcggcctcccaaagtgctgggattacaggcttgagccaccgcgcccggccttgtagGGAATCCTTTATAGTCAGAGGTGGGAGAGGCGTAGGGGTAGGTTCTCAGCTCACCAAAACACTTGCTCTGGTTGGTGGCTCGATCCACAAAGACTTTAGCAGAGACAACGGCTCCAAAGGGCAGGAATGTCTGTATGAGTTCCGCATCACCAAACTCCTGAGGCAGGTGATAGATGAAGAGGTTACAGCCTTCGGGGCCTGCAGGAACAGTAGCAGGCTGGTTCAGGGGAGGGACCCTGAGTCCAGCCCCACCAGGCTCTGTTCTCCAGCCCCCAGTCCCTCACCTTCTCTCTGCTGCTGGGGCAGGGCTGAAGGTTGCTGGGGAAAAGCTGTGCTCACTGGGGCATAGGCCGACGGATAGGCTGctggagacagaggtgggagtgGGCAGTAATCCCCAGGAGCCCTTCCCCAAGGAGGGCCCCAAGTGCCTGGCCGCTTTTGACCAATTCAGCCCAGTCCACCATAACCCTCACCCCAAGAGAGGTCGTTCTGGGGGTAGGAGAAGATGGGAGGATCAACTCCTCGGAACAGAGCCTAAATCCCCCACAACTCTCCCTATTTCTTTCTGGGGCCCTTCAACCTCCCCCAGGCCGCGTAGCGCCAAGTGAAACCTGCGTAGTGGTGCATCCCAGCGTAGGCCTGCTGCAGGGGGTCAGCCACGCCAGGGCTCTgggctggggagagaggggcGCAAGGCCCACGGTGAAGGCAAGCAGGCGAGCGGAGTGGGTGAGAAGCTCAGGGAGTGTGGGAGGTGGACGTTGGCTGTGAGAggcagcagggaaggagggagatcTCTTCCCAGGGAAGCCAGGCCCTACCCCCCATCCCCCCGCTCCCCACTCCATTTCGGGGGGATTTGGGCGGAGCGGGGGGCCCACCTGGGTAAGGGGAGAGCCCGTTATTGTAGAGCGTATCGGAGCCCGGCTGGCCGTTGGTCTGGGGGGTCAGAGGGCCGAATCCATTGACCCCGATGGGCGCCGGAAGACCTGGGAGAGTGCCAGGGCCGCTGCCGGGCGGGGAGTTGGCTGCTGATGGCGGAAGAGGTCGGAGAGTCAGGACGCCGCCCGGCCCCGCCCGGCCCCTCCCAGGCGCGCCCCAGTCCTTGGGCACCCTACCTGCCGCGGGCAACAGAGGAGCAGCCACCAGGCTAAAGGCCGCCACATGCTGCATCTGGGCCGCCACTGCCGCCACCGGGCCTAGGCCTGGGCCCTGTGCCGCGGCCAGCAGGGCCGCCTGGTGCTGCAGGATCTTTGGGAGGAAAGATGGGCGAGAGTGGAGGGCCAAGGGGCAGTCAGCTGCCCGtgctcccagccccaggcctggCCCACCCACCTGCGCGCCCTTGCACGCAGGTGCCCGGTACCTACCGCCGTGGTGTAGGCGCCGCAGGCCCCTAGCGGCAGTGGCGCGGGGTGGAAGGCGCCCAGCTGGCCGGCCATCTGCTGCATCCGCCGCAGCGCGCGCTCCCGGTCAGTGTCCGCCAGCTTGACCACGAGGCTGGACGAGGCgccctgggcagggcaggggagacCGTGGTGACCGGTTCTGACCCTGGCCCCGGCCCGGGGCCGAGCGCCTTCCCCATCAGGTCCTTTCGCGGGGCACCGAGCACATTCGGGAAGGAGAAGCCCGTCCCCATCCCACTGGTCTCACCCTCAGCCCGGGGAATCCGCCCTCACCGCCATGGTCCGGCTGCCGTGCAGACCCTGGATGGCCGCCTGAGCTTCCCCTTGACTCCCAAACTTCACAAAGGCACAGCCTGGGACAGGACAGAGGGAGCGGGTGGCTCAGGCCACAGAGGCCAAAGAGTCATGTGGCCCAGAGTGAGGAAGGGTCACCAGGAAATCCCGGGGTCAGCTCAGGTCACCTTTACTGGTGCCGTCAGGACTCCGCAGGACCGTGCACTCCTCGATGTGGCCAAAGGGCTGGAACAGGCGTCTGACGTCCTCCTCACCCTGCTGCTTGCCCAGCATCCCCACAAACAGCTTTCGGTCCTCTGGGGACAAAGCCAGGAATGACCTGGGGACCCCAAGTCTTCCTAGATCCCCCAAGAGTAGCCCGAGGAACTTAGGAAGGTAGCTCACCAGTCTCACTCTGGGAAGCAGAGAGAGTGAGAAGGCCCTGGGCGTCCAGGGTTGGTTTTCATTAAGGGGCAGGATCTGGGGAAAGGATCTGGAGAAGGGAGCTCAGCTCAGCTTTCCCTCAGGAAAACCTGGGTCCTGGGGAAACCCAGAGAGTCTCAGGGCTGCTCTTGTGGGGAGTGATGCAGTCTTGATATCTTTGACTGGGTAGAGCCCTATATGCATGGTTTTACATGTTTGACCTTTCTGTTCTTAGAGTTCGGGAAATGCTGTTTCGGACCATTTCTGTAGTATTAAGGAAGAGGGTGCTCAGAGAAAGCCTTTCTATTCAGACTGGGTCCAGAGAAGAGAAGTACATCCTTGCTGGTCATCCTGATAGTGCTGGCTAGAATCAATGCCCCTTCCTGCTCATATCAAGGAGGGTTCTGGATTTAGAAATAGCACACAAAACAGTCCTCTCATCCTACTGCCTCATCTTTAGGCACTGAGCACTGGCATGATGAATCCTTAACCTCTGCACCACATCCAACCTGGATGCTCCTCCCAAAGGCCTACAGAGAGCAGGACCTTGGTTTCCTGAGCCTCCAACATTAGCATTTTCCCTACTACAGTTGCTGAACCTCTGACCCCTTTCCTTAactcccacctccaccaccctG
The window above is part of the Macaca fascicularis isolate 582-1 chromosome 7, T2T-MFA8v1.1 genome. Proteins encoded here:
- the CELF6 gene encoding CUGBP Elav-like family member 6 isoform X19 gives rise to the protein MNRPIQVKPAASEGRGEDRKLFVGMLGKQQGEEDVRRLFQPFGHIEECTVLRSPDGTSKGCAFVKFGSQGEAQAAIQGLHGSRTMAGASSSLVVKLADTDRERALRRMQQMAGQLGAFHPAPLPLGACGAYTTAILQHQAALLAAAQGPGLGPVAAVAAQMQHVAAFSLVAAPLLPAAAANSPPGSGPGTLPGLPAPIGVNGFGPLTPQTNGQPGSDTLYNNGLSPYPAQSPGVADPLQQAYAGMHHYAGPEGCNLFIYHLPQEFGDAELIQTFLPFGAVVSAKVFVDRATNQSKCFGFVSFDNPTSAQTAIQAMNGFQIGMKRLKVQLKRPKDANRPY
- the CELF6 gene encoding CUGBP Elav-like family member 6 isoform X12 — encoded protein: MAAAPGGSAQPAGPGPRLGFSTADSGVGMSGLHPGPAVPMKDHDAIKLFVGQIPRGLDEQDLKPLFEEFGRIYELTVLKDRLTGLHKEDRKLFVGMLGKQQGEEDVRRLFQPFGHIEECTVLRSPDGTSKGCAFVKFGSQGEAQAAIQGLHGSRTMAGASSSLVVKLADTDRERALRRMQQMAGQLGAFHPAPLPLGACGAYTTAILQHQAALLAAAQGPGLGPVAAVAAQMQHVAAFSLVAAPLLPAAAANSPPGSGPGTLPGLPAPIGVNGFGPLTPQTNGQPGSDTLYNNGLSPYPAYPSAYAPVSTAFPQQPSALPQQQREGPEGCNLFIYHLPQEFGDAELIQTFLPFGAVVSAKVFVDRATNQSKCFGFVSFDNPTSAQTAIQAMNGFQIGMKRLKVQLKRPKDANRPY
- the CELF6 gene encoding CUGBP Elav-like family member 6 isoform X4; this translates as MAAAPGGSAQPAGPGPRLGFSTADSGVGMSGLHPGPAVPMKDHDAIKLFVGQIPRGLDEQDLKPLFEEFGRIYELTVLKDRLTGLHKGCAFLTYCARDSALKAQSALHEQKTLPGMNRPIQVKPAASEGRGEDRKLFVGMLGKQQGEEDVRRLFQPFGHIEECTVLRSPDGTSKGCAFVKFGSQGEAQAAIQGLHGSRTMAGASSSLVVKLADTDRERALRRMQQMAGQLGAFHPAPLPLGACGAYTTAILQHQAALLAAAQGPGLGPVAAVAAQMQHVAAFSLVAAPLLPAAAANSPPGSGPGTLPGLPAPIGVNGFGPLTPQTNGQPGSDTLYNNGLSPYPAAYPSAYAPVSTAFPQQPSALPQQQREGPEGCNLFIYHLPQEFGDAELIQTFLPFGAVVSAKVFVDRATNQSKCFGFVSFDNPTSAQTAIQAMNGFQIGMKRLKVQLKRPKDANRPY
- the CELF6 gene encoding CUGBP Elav-like family member 6 isoform X7, coding for MAAAPGGSAQPAGPGPRLGFSTADSGVGMSGLHPGPAVPMKDHDAIKLFVGQIPRGLDEQDLKPLFEEFGRIYELTVLKDRLTGLHKGCAFLTYCARDSALKAQSALHEQKTLPGMNRPIQVKPAASEGRGEDRKLFVGMLGKQQGEEDVRRLFQPFGHIEECTVLRSPDGTSKGCAFVKFGSQGEAQAAIQGLHGSRTMAGASSSLVVKLADTDRERALRRMQQMAGQLGAFHPAPLPLGACGAYTTAILQHQAALLAAAQGPGLGPVAAVAAQMQHVAAFSLVAAPLLPAAAANSPPGSGPGTLPGLPAPIGVNGFGPLTPQTNGQPGSDTLYNNGLSPYPAQSPGVADPLQQAYAGMHHYAGPEGCNLFIYHLPQEFGDAELIQTFLPFGAVVSAKVFVDRATNQSKCFGFVSFDNPTSAQTAIQAMNGFQIGMKRLKVQLKRPKDANRPY
- the CELF6 gene encoding CUGBP Elav-like family member 6 isoform X2 encodes the protein MAAAPGGSAQPAGPGPRLGFSTADSGVGMSGLHPGPAVPMKDHDAIKLFVGQIPRGLDEQDLKPLFEEFGRIYELTVLKDRLTGLHKGCAFLTYCARDSALKAQSALHEQKTLPGMNRPIQVKPAASEGRGEDRKLFVGMLGKQQGEEDVRRLFQPFGHIEECTVLRSPDGTSKGCAFVKFGSQGEAQAAIQGLHGSRTMAGASSSLVVKLADTDRERALRRMQQMAGQLGAFHPAPLPLGACGAYTTAILQHQAALLAAAQGPGLGPVAAVAAQMQHVAAFSLVAAPLLPAAAANSPPGSGPGTLPGLPAPIGVNGFGPLTPQTNGQPGSDTLYNNGLSPYPAQSPGVADPLQQAYAGMHHYAAYPSAYAPVSTAFPQQPSALPQQQREGPEGCNLFIYHLPQEFGDAELIQTFLPFGAVVSAKVFVDRATNQSKCFGFVSFDNPTSAQTAIQAMNGFQIGMKRLKVQLKRPKDANRPY